The following are encoded together in the Mycteria americana isolate JAX WOST 10 ecotype Jacksonville Zoo and Gardens chromosome 2, USCA_MyAme_1.0, whole genome shotgun sequence genome:
- the LRRC14B gene encoding leucine-rich repeat-containing protein 14B isoform X2 — translation MKSLRFISAEAFVSNAEFARKSLGCVAHNLFPLLFKASYLLEQGEVIHDLVENWPLVDFNMGKLLGTTVDYQEDLSHRTCLVCLESCLTGLRDYVLNHPSPYVKRLKVVDLTERNYELVVQALLKKCYCPLKICCVAFRSDNLALQKFFYIIKLIDPSLLRKLEIVHNVRLEMEHLEILFNSIHFPLLMSLTLPARTFNVRRFTATDERMLTNIGEKMGEMTQLTELSMSFSILTGRIQKLLSPLKTPLKMLDVSNCSLNHADMAYLANSFHANHLEALDLSGHNIPDLYPSVFFKLLSHSSSVLRSLTLEDCNIQDTHVNMLILGLSPCQKLQEFKFLGNPLSSQALKHLFTFLCELPMLKNVEFPVPRDCYPIGITYPIDDASLCRFDHQKYESVAEQLNLILLQANREDVKASTPLFGSYDAAVQETNNELGAYLIKSFKETLEKFTTSLNKIS, via the exons ATGAAGTCTCTCCGATTCATAAGTGCTGAAGCATTCGTGTCAAATGCAGAGTTTGCCAGGAAGAGTCTCGGCTGTGTTGCTCAtaatctttttcctcttctttttaaagcCAGCTATTTACTGGAGCAAGGGGAAGTGATTCATGACTTGGTAGAGAACTGGCCACTTGTTGACTTTAACATGGGAAAACTTTTGGGAACAACTGTGGACTACCAGGAAGACCTGAGCCATAGAACATGCTTGGTGTGCTTGGAAAGCTGTTTGACAGGGCTGAGAGACTATGTGCTGAATCATCCTTCTCCCTACGTGAAAAGGTTGAAAGTGGTCGACCTGACGG AGCGGAACTATGAGCTGGTAGTGCAGGCCCTGTTGAAGAAATGCTATTGTCCACTGAAGATCTGCTGTGTGGCATTCAGATCTGACAACCTGGCTTTGCAGAAATTCTTCTATATCATAAAGCTCATTGATCCCTCTTTGTTGCGCAAACTGGAAATAGTTCACAATGTTCGCTTGGAAATGGAACACTTGGAAATACTCTTCAACAGTATCCACTTCCCTCTATTGATGTCCTTGACCTTGCCAGCACGAACATTTAATGTGCGGAGGTTCACAGCTACAGATGAACGGATGCTTACTAACATTGGAGAAAAGATGGGTGAAATGACGCAGCTGACCGAGTTGAGTATGTCATTTTCTATACTCACAGGAAGAATACAGAAACTGCTCAG CCCACTAAAAACTCCACTGAAGATGCTGGATGTTTCTAACTGCTCATTGAACCATGCTGATATGGCCTATTTAGCCAATAGCTTCCACGCTAATCACTTAGAAGCCCTGGACCTGAGTGGTCACAATATACCTGACCTTTACCCATCAGTCTTCTTTAAGCTTCTCAGCCATTCTTCTTCAGTGCTCAGGAGTCTTACCTTGGAGGACTGTAATATCCAAGACACTCATGTCAACATGTTGATTTTAGGTTTAAGCCCTTGTCAGAAACTACAGGAGTTTAAGTTTCTTGGAAACCCACTGTCATCCCAAGCACTTAAACACCTTTTCACATTTCTCTGTGAGTTGCCAATGCTGAAAAATGTGGAGTtcccagttccaagggactgctACCCTATTGGCATCACCTACCCGATTGATGATGCCAGTCTCTGCAGATTTGATCACCAAAAATATGAAAGTGTAGCAGAGCAGCTTAACCTCATTTTACTCCAAGCAAATAGGGAGGATGTGAAGGCTTCAACTCCACTCTTTGGCAGTTATGACGCAGCTGTTCAGGAGACAAACAATGAACTGGGAGCTTACTTGATCAAGTCCTTTAAAGAGACTTTAGAAAAGTTCACTACTTCTCTTAACAAAATAAGTTAA
- the LRRC14B gene encoding leucine-rich repeat-containing protein 14B isoform X3 encodes MGKLLGTTVDYQEDLSHRTCLVCLESCLTGLRDYVLNHPSPYVKRLKVVDLTGIKDVEVQFCECKKTMGRWSRTQMLSKLCLELLVYLQQTQCNLGTSEINIDVLIDLFVTERNYELVVQALLKKCYCPLKICCVAFRSDNLALQKFFYIIKLIDPSLLRKLEIVHNVRLEMEHLEILFNSIHFPLLMSLTLPARTFNVRRFTATDERMLTNIGEKMGEMTQLTELSMSFSILTGRIQKLLSPLKTPLKMLDVSNCSLNHADMAYLANSFHANHLEALDLSGHNIPDLYPSVFFKLLSHSSSVLRSLTLEDCNIQDTHVNMLILGLSPCQKLQEFKFLGNPLSSQALKHLFTFLCELPMLKNVEFPVPRDCYPIGITYPIDDASLCRFDHQKYESVAEQLNLILLQANREDVKASTPLFGSYDAAVQETNNELGAYLIKSFKETLEKFTTSLNKIS; translated from the exons ATGGGAAAACTTTTGGGAACAACTGTGGACTACCAGGAAGACCTGAGCCATAGAACATGCTTGGTGTGCTTGGAAAGCTGTTTGACAGGGCTGAGAGACTATGTGCTGAATCATCCTTCTCCCTACGTGAAAAGGTTGAAAGTGGTCGACCTGACGGGTATAAAAGATGTTGAAGTTCAGTTTTGCGAGTGTAAGAAGACAATGGGCAGGTGGTCCAGGACACAGATGCTCTCTAAGCTTTGTTTAGAACTGCTGGTTTACCTGCAACAAACACAGTGCAATCTGGGTACCTCTGAAATCAATATTGATGTGCTAATTGACTTGTTTGTTACAGAGCGGAACTATGAGCTGGTAGTGCAGGCCCTGTTGAAGAAATGCTATTGTCCACTGAAGATCTGCTGTGTGGCATTCAGATCTGACAACCTGGCTTTGCAGAAATTCTTCTATATCATAAAGCTCATTGATCCCTCTTTGTTGCGCAAACTGGAAATAGTTCACAATGTTCGCTTGGAAATGGAACACTTGGAAATACTCTTCAACAGTATCCACTTCCCTCTATTGATGTCCTTGACCTTGCCAGCACGAACATTTAATGTGCGGAGGTTCACAGCTACAGATGAACGGATGCTTACTAACATTGGAGAAAAGATGGGTGAAATGACGCAGCTGACCGAGTTGAGTATGTCATTTTCTATACTCACAGGAAGAATACAGAAACTGCTCAG CCCACTAAAAACTCCACTGAAGATGCTGGATGTTTCTAACTGCTCATTGAACCATGCTGATATGGCCTATTTAGCCAATAGCTTCCACGCTAATCACTTAGAAGCCCTGGACCTGAGTGGTCACAATATACCTGACCTTTACCCATCAGTCTTCTTTAAGCTTCTCAGCCATTCTTCTTCAGTGCTCAGGAGTCTTACCTTGGAGGACTGTAATATCCAAGACACTCATGTCAACATGTTGATTTTAGGTTTAAGCCCTTGTCAGAAACTACAGGAGTTTAAGTTTCTTGGAAACCCACTGTCATCCCAAGCACTTAAACACCTTTTCACATTTCTCTGTGAGTTGCCAATGCTGAAAAATGTGGAGTtcccagttccaagggactgctACCCTATTGGCATCACCTACCCGATTGATGATGCCAGTCTCTGCAGATTTGATCACCAAAAATATGAAAGTGTAGCAGAGCAGCTTAACCTCATTTTACTCCAAGCAAATAGGGAGGATGTGAAGGCTTCAACTCCACTCTTTGGCAGTTATGACGCAGCTGTTCAGGAGACAAACAATGAACTGGGAGCTTACTTGATCAAGTCCTTTAAAGAGACTTTAGAAAAGTTCACTACTTCTCTTAACAAAATAAGTTAA
- the LRRC14B gene encoding leucine-rich repeat-containing protein 14B isoform X1, producing MKSLRFISAEAFVSNAEFARKSLGCVAHNLFPLLFKASYLLEQGEVIHDLVENWPLVDFNMGKLLGTTVDYQEDLSHRTCLVCLESCLTGLRDYVLNHPSPYVKRLKVVDLTGIKDVEVQFCECKKTMGRWSRTQMLSKLCLELLVYLQQTQCNLGTSEINIDVLIDLFVTERNYELVVQALLKKCYCPLKICCVAFRSDNLALQKFFYIIKLIDPSLLRKLEIVHNVRLEMEHLEILFNSIHFPLLMSLTLPARTFNVRRFTATDERMLTNIGEKMGEMTQLTELSMSFSILTGRIQKLLSPLKTPLKMLDVSNCSLNHADMAYLANSFHANHLEALDLSGHNIPDLYPSVFFKLLSHSSSVLRSLTLEDCNIQDTHVNMLILGLSPCQKLQEFKFLGNPLSSQALKHLFTFLCELPMLKNVEFPVPRDCYPIGITYPIDDASLCRFDHQKYESVAEQLNLILLQANREDVKASTPLFGSYDAAVQETNNELGAYLIKSFKETLEKFTTSLNKIS from the exons ATGAAGTCTCTCCGATTCATAAGTGCTGAAGCATTCGTGTCAAATGCAGAGTTTGCCAGGAAGAGTCTCGGCTGTGTTGCTCAtaatctttttcctcttctttttaaagcCAGCTATTTACTGGAGCAAGGGGAAGTGATTCATGACTTGGTAGAGAACTGGCCACTTGTTGACTTTAACATGGGAAAACTTTTGGGAACAACTGTGGACTACCAGGAAGACCTGAGCCATAGAACATGCTTGGTGTGCTTGGAAAGCTGTTTGACAGGGCTGAGAGACTATGTGCTGAATCATCCTTCTCCCTACGTGAAAAGGTTGAAAGTGGTCGACCTGACGGGTATAAAAGATGTTGAAGTTCAGTTTTGCGAGTGTAAGAAGACAATGGGCAGGTGGTCCAGGACACAGATGCTCTCTAAGCTTTGTTTAGAACTGCTGGTTTACCTGCAACAAACACAGTGCAATCTGGGTACCTCTGAAATCAATATTGATGTGCTAATTGACTTGTTTGTTACAGAGCGGAACTATGAGCTGGTAGTGCAGGCCCTGTTGAAGAAATGCTATTGTCCACTGAAGATCTGCTGTGTGGCATTCAGATCTGACAACCTGGCTTTGCAGAAATTCTTCTATATCATAAAGCTCATTGATCCCTCTTTGTTGCGCAAACTGGAAATAGTTCACAATGTTCGCTTGGAAATGGAACACTTGGAAATACTCTTCAACAGTATCCACTTCCCTCTATTGATGTCCTTGACCTTGCCAGCACGAACATTTAATGTGCGGAGGTTCACAGCTACAGATGAACGGATGCTTACTAACATTGGAGAAAAGATGGGTGAAATGACGCAGCTGACCGAGTTGAGTATGTCATTTTCTATACTCACAGGAAGAATACAGAAACTGCTCAG CCCACTAAAAACTCCACTGAAGATGCTGGATGTTTCTAACTGCTCATTGAACCATGCTGATATGGCCTATTTAGCCAATAGCTTCCACGCTAATCACTTAGAAGCCCTGGACCTGAGTGGTCACAATATACCTGACCTTTACCCATCAGTCTTCTTTAAGCTTCTCAGCCATTCTTCTTCAGTGCTCAGGAGTCTTACCTTGGAGGACTGTAATATCCAAGACACTCATGTCAACATGTTGATTTTAGGTTTAAGCCCTTGTCAGAAACTACAGGAGTTTAAGTTTCTTGGAAACCCACTGTCATCCCAAGCACTTAAACACCTTTTCACATTTCTCTGTGAGTTGCCAATGCTGAAAAATGTGGAGTtcccagttccaagggactgctACCCTATTGGCATCACCTACCCGATTGATGATGCCAGTCTCTGCAGATTTGATCACCAAAAATATGAAAGTGTAGCAGAGCAGCTTAACCTCATTTTACTCCAAGCAAATAGGGAGGATGTGAAGGCTTCAACTCCACTCTTTGGCAGTTATGACGCAGCTGTTCAGGAGACAAACAATGAACTGGGAGCTTACTTGATCAAGTCCTTTAAAGAGACTTTAGAAAAGTTCACTACTTCTCTTAACAAAATAAGTTAA